One stretch of Nocardia mangyaensis DNA includes these proteins:
- a CDS encoding TrmH family RNA methyltransferase — protein MSTRNASVQVWQAYLNNRTKRHRDGRFLVQGVRPITQALANGWPLETLLYRLGTPDLSNWAREVLDTADVPQVGLVPELMAELGEKAASVPEIVAVAVSRQPELADYAPGEPGEDAPVVVVFDRPNSPGNLGTLIRSADAFGASGVIVTGHGADQFDPQAVRASTGSLFAMPVLRTAGPAQVLEFRDRQIARGIPTRIVGTDEDAPSTIYDHDFTEATILVVGNETSGLSTAWAQACDDLVTIPMGGTASSLGAPSAGAISLYEIARQRRTFAR, from the coding sequence GTGAGTACCCGCAACGCCTCGGTGCAGGTGTGGCAGGCCTACCTCAACAACCGGACGAAACGTCATCGTGACGGTCGGTTCCTCGTACAGGGTGTGCGCCCGATCACCCAGGCACTGGCCAACGGCTGGCCGCTGGAGACGCTGCTCTACCGGCTCGGCACCCCGGATCTGTCGAACTGGGCGCGCGAGGTCCTCGACACCGCCGACGTGCCGCAGGTCGGACTGGTGCCAGAACTGATGGCCGAACTGGGGGAGAAGGCCGCGAGCGTGCCCGAGATCGTCGCGGTCGCGGTCTCCCGCCAGCCCGAGCTGGCCGACTACGCGCCTGGTGAACCGGGGGAGGACGCCCCGGTTGTCGTGGTGTTCGATCGCCCGAACTCGCCCGGCAACCTGGGCACCCTGATTCGCTCGGCGGACGCCTTCGGCGCGTCCGGGGTGATCGTCACCGGGCACGGCGCCGACCAGTTCGATCCGCAGGCGGTGCGCGCTTCCACCGGCTCGCTGTTCGCGATGCCGGTGCTGCGGACCGCCGGACCCGCTCAGGTGCTGGAGTTCCGCGATCGCCAGATCGCGCGCGGCATTCCCACCCGCATCGTCGGCACCGACGAGGACGCGCCCTCGACGATCTACGACCACGACTTCACCGAGGCCACGATCCTGGTCGTCGGCAACGAGACCAGCGGGTTGAGCACCGCCTGGGCGCAGGCCTGCGACGATTTGGTGACCATTCCGATGGGCGGCACCGCCAGCTCGCTGGGCGCGCCGTCGGCGGGCGCGATCAGCCTCTACGAGATCGCCCGGCAGCGGCGCACCTTCGCCCGGTAG
- a CDS encoding pirin family protein, whose protein sequence is MGQVEVIRSGQRRHWWNEWLDSRQSFPVTGNFVLEDYAHGVLLVHNEDIVGPGEGFDTHQHRDTEILTWVLEGTVVHQDSAGNSGVIHPGLAQRMSAGTGILHSERNGAGLLERERLHVVQMWIPPDVLGADPGYQELDVAGDLRHNALVPVASGMSRHRSEAAIGIANRHATFHVARLDPGHSIAVPDAPYGHVFIARGTVDYEGHGVLDQGDVVRLTATGGHRVTAVTAAEVLIWEMDASVR, encoded by the coding sequence ATGGGGCAGGTCGAAGTGATCCGGAGTGGTCAGCGCAGGCACTGGTGGAACGAGTGGCTCGACTCGCGTCAGTCCTTCCCGGTGACCGGCAACTTCGTGCTCGAGGACTACGCGCACGGCGTGCTGCTGGTGCACAACGAGGACATCGTCGGTCCGGGCGAGGGTTTCGACACCCATCAGCATCGCGATACCGAGATCCTGACCTGGGTGCTGGAAGGCACTGTGGTGCACCAGGATTCTGCTGGGAACTCCGGGGTGATCCATCCCGGGCTCGCGCAGCGGATGAGCGCGGGCACCGGAATCCTGCACTCCGAACGCAACGGCGCCGGTCTGCTCGAACGCGAGCGCCTGCATGTCGTGCAGATGTGGATCCCACCGGATGTGCTCGGCGCCGACCCTGGCTACCAGGAACTCGACGTCGCCGGGGATCTGCGCCACAACGCCTTGGTGCCGGTCGCCTCCGGCATGTCGCGCCACCGGTCCGAGGCCGCGATCGGCATCGCCAACCGCCATGCCACCTTCCATGTGGCGCGACTCGACCCCGGTCACTCGATCGCCGTCCCCGACGCACCCTACGGACACGTGTTCATCGCCCGCGGCACCGTCGACTACGAGGGGCACGGCGTACTCGACCAGGGCGACGTCGTGCGCCTGACCGCGACGGGCGGCCACCGCGTCACCGCCGTGACCGCCGCCGAAGTGCTGATCTGGGAGATGGACGCGAGCGTGCGCTAG
- the nrdR gene encoding transcriptional regulator NrdR has translation MHCPYCRHPDSRVVDSREVEEGTAIRRRRSCPTCGRRFTTVETAILSVVKRSGVTEPFSREKVIVGVRRACQGREVDDDALNLLAQQVEDAVRAKGSPEVPSHEVGLAILGPLRDLDEVAYLRFASVYRSFTSAADFEREITEMRQARAAAVATD, from the coding sequence ATGCATTGCCCGTACTGCCGACACCCCGACTCGCGAGTGGTCGATTCGCGGGAAGTCGAGGAGGGCACGGCGATCCGTCGCCGCCGCTCCTGCCCGACGTGTGGGCGCCGGTTCACCACCGTCGAGACCGCGATCCTGTCGGTGGTCAAGCGTAGCGGTGTCACCGAGCCGTTCAGTCGTGAGAAGGTCATCGTCGGTGTCCGGCGCGCCTGCCAGGGGCGTGAGGTCGACGACGACGCGCTGAACCTGCTGGCCCAGCAGGTCGAGGATGCGGTGCGCGCCAAGGGATCTCCCGAGGTCCCCAGTCACGAGGTCGGTCTGGCCATCCTCGGGCCGCTGCGCGATCTCGACGAGGTGGCCTATCTGCGCTTCGCCTCGGTGTACCGATCCTTCACCAGCGCAGCCGATTTCGAGCGCGAGATCACCGAGATGCGCCAGGCGCGCGCGGCCGCCGTCGCTACCGACTGA
- the dapF gene encoding diaminopimelate epimerase encodes MEFSKGHGTQNDFVVLPDPRVQLELTADRVAALCDRQRGLGADGVLRVATAGALLDAGVLDALPDGVGAQDWFMDYRNADGSLAEMCGNGVRVFAHYLTATGLEARTEYVVGSRAGARPVVVHAAGTTEGEVTVDMGRVRELGPSTATLAGWALPGIGIDVGNPHLACVDAGLTADALAKLDLTVSPGFDPDLFPHGVNVEILTALDGEGVVDMRVYERGVGETRSCGTGTVAAAAAALTSAGVAIGTGTGEVTVRVPGGQVRVGIAQGHAWLRGPSVLVATGTLAQDWWDAQ; translated from the coding sequence ATCGAATTCAGCAAGGGCCACGGCACCCAGAACGATTTCGTGGTGCTGCCCGACCCACGGGTTCAGCTCGAATTGACCGCCGACCGGGTCGCCGCGCTGTGCGACCGGCAGCGCGGTCTCGGCGCCGACGGCGTCCTACGCGTCGCGACGGCCGGTGCGCTGCTCGACGCCGGGGTGCTCGACGCGCTGCCCGACGGCGTCGGCGCGCAGGACTGGTTCATGGACTACCGCAATGCCGACGGCTCCCTCGCCGAGATGTGCGGCAACGGCGTGCGGGTGTTCGCGCACTACCTCACCGCCACCGGGCTGGAAGCGCGCACCGAGTACGTCGTCGGCAGTCGCGCGGGCGCCCGCCCGGTGGTCGTGCACGCGGCCGGGACAACCGAGGGCGAGGTCACCGTCGACATGGGGCGCGTTCGCGAACTCGGCCCCTCCACCGCCACCCTGGCCGGCTGGGCGCTGCCCGGTATCGGCATCGATGTCGGCAATCCGCATCTGGCCTGCGTCGACGCCGGACTGACCGCCGACGCGCTGGCCAAGCTCGATCTCACCGTCTCGCCCGGCTTCGATCCCGACCTGTTCCCGCACGGGGTCAATGTCGAGATCCTCACCGCCCTGGATGGCGAGGGCGTCGTCGACATGCGCGTCTACGAACGCGGTGTCGGCGAGACCCGCTCCTGCGGAACGGGAACCGTGGCCGCGGCCGCCGCCGCGCTCACCTCGGCCGGCGTGGCGATCGGCACCGGAACCGGCGAGGTGACGGTGCGCGTGCCCGGCGGGCAGGTGCGGGTCGGGATCGCGCAGGGGCACGCTTGGCTGCGCGGCCCCTCGGTCCTGGTGGCCACCGGCACGCTCGCGCAGGACTGGTGGGACGCGCAGTAG
- a CDS encoding lysophospholipid acyltransferase family protein encodes MSEVVVQGDHVLSDGAPLEPTPSEWEIRAFEAVFAPVTAWTSPRFYGLENIPAQGPVLIVANHNLLGGIDAPLLMPAILRERGRLVRGLAEHVLMVPVVREILHRFGAVRGTRANCLTLLERGEAVVVFPGGGREAIRRKGEKYVLKWEGRTGFARMAIQAGVPIVPLAMIGIDDAYDIVFDGQHPVMRPLRWTCSLLGINPELNPPLVKGVGPTPLPRPERFYFSAGAPIDPAPWLEAEDLDSAAEDLRDVVRKGLEEELQFLFNERDRDSGRTLVGRLRGALPW; translated from the coding sequence ATGTCCGAGGTGGTCGTGCAGGGCGACCATGTCCTCTCCGACGGTGCGCCGTTGGAACCGACACCGAGTGAATGGGAGATCCGGGCCTTCGAAGCGGTGTTCGCACCGGTGACGGCCTGGACGAGCCCGCGGTTCTACGGGTTGGAGAACATACCGGCGCAGGGGCCGGTATTGATCGTGGCCAACCACAATCTGCTCGGCGGGATCGACGCGCCACTGCTGATGCCGGCGATCCTGCGGGAACGTGGCCGGTTGGTGCGCGGGCTGGCCGAGCATGTGCTGATGGTGCCGGTGGTGCGGGAGATCCTGCATCGCTTCGGCGCGGTGCGTGGCACCCGCGCCAACTGCCTGACGCTGCTCGAACGCGGCGAGGCGGTGGTGGTGTTCCCCGGCGGTGGCCGGGAGGCGATCCGCCGCAAGGGGGAGAAGTACGTCCTCAAGTGGGAGGGTCGCACCGGATTCGCGCGGATGGCGATCCAGGCGGGTGTGCCGATCGTGCCGCTGGCGATGATCGGCATTGACGATGCCTACGACATCGTCTTCGACGGACAGCATCCGGTGATGCGTCCGCTGCGCTGGACATGCAGCCTGCTCGGCATCAATCCCGAATTGAATCCGCCGCTGGTCAAGGGCGTCGGCCCCACGCCGCTGCCCCGCCCCGAGCGGTTCTATTTCTCGGCGGGCGCGCCGATCGACCCGGCGCCGTGGCTGGAGGCCGAGGACCTCGACAGCGCCGCCGAGGACCTGCGCGATGTCGTCCGCAAGGGTTTGGAGGAGGAACTGCAGTTCCTGTTCAACGAACGCGATCGGGATTCCGGCCGCACGCTGGTCGGCCGGCTGCGCGGCGCGCTGCCCTGGTGA
- a CDS encoding DUF349 domain-containing protein: protein MTDSNGTAKPTPGPGPRPSGAPKPGGSSPRPPKPHAVKPAPGPDQPHPHAVIVPAATNPAEWGRVDEDGTAWVKTADGERVIGSWQAGNPAEGLEHFGRRFDDLATEVALLEARLAAGADARKTKAAALALAETLPTAAVIGDIDGLTTRLQAITEHSEEAAAHAKEEKERARHEHTERKEALAAEAEQIAAESTQWKAAGDRLREILDEWKSIRGVDRKVDDALWKRYSKAREAFNRRRGAHFAELDRERASAKTRKEELCVRAEELSGSTDWTGTAAVFRDLLTEWKAAGRAPREADEALWRRFKSAQDVFFAARNAAVSERDAEFEHNATAKLELLHAYEHIDPATGLESARAALRELQDKWDAIGKVPRERMQELESKLRAIEKRVRDAADQQWRRTDPEAVARAAQFRERVAQFEEQAAKATAAGKKRDAEKALAQAQQWREWAEAAEGAVSNL, encoded by the coding sequence ATGACCGACAGCAACGGAACCGCGAAGCCCACCCCCGGTCCGGGTCCGCGACCGTCCGGCGCCCCCAAGCCCGGCGGTAGTTCCCCGCGCCCGCCGAAGCCGCACGCCGTGAAACCGGCGCCGGGTCCCGATCAACCGCACCCGCACGCCGTCATCGTGCCCGCCGCCACCAATCCCGCCGAATGGGGCCGCGTCGACGAGGACGGCACCGCCTGGGTCAAGACCGCCGACGGCGAACGCGTCATCGGCTCCTGGCAGGCCGGCAACCCCGCCGAGGGCCTCGAACACTTCGGCCGCCGGTTCGACGATCTCGCGACCGAGGTCGCCTTGCTCGAGGCCAGGCTGGCCGCCGGCGCCGACGCCCGCAAGACCAAGGCCGCCGCGCTCGCGCTGGCCGAGACGCTGCCCACCGCCGCCGTCATCGGCGACATCGACGGGCTGACCACGCGGCTGCAGGCCATCACCGAGCACTCCGAGGAAGCCGCCGCGCACGCCAAGGAGGAAAAGGAACGCGCCCGCCACGAGCACACCGAACGCAAGGAAGCCCTCGCCGCCGAGGCCGAGCAGATCGCCGCCGAATCCACCCAGTGGAAGGCCGCGGGCGACCGGCTGCGCGAGATCCTCGACGAGTGGAAGTCCATCCGCGGCGTGGACCGCAAGGTCGACGACGCCCTGTGGAAGCGCTATTCCAAAGCGCGCGAGGCGTTCAATCGCCGCCGTGGCGCACACTTCGCCGAGCTCGACCGCGAGCGGGCCTCGGCCAAGACGCGCAAGGAAGAGCTGTGCGTGCGCGCCGAGGAGCTGTCGGGTTCCACCGACTGGACCGGCACCGCCGCGGTGTTCCGTGACCTGCTCACCGAGTGGAAGGCCGCCGGCCGCGCGCCGCGCGAAGCCGACGAGGCGCTGTGGCGGCGGTTCAAGAGCGCTCAGGACGTGTTCTTCGCCGCCCGCAACGCGGCGGTCTCCGAACGCGACGCCGAGTTCGAACACAATGCCACCGCCAAACTGGAACTGCTGCACGCCTACGAGCACATCGACCCGGCCACCGGGCTCGAGTCCGCCCGCGCCGCGTTGCGCGAACTGCAGGACAAGTGGGACGCCATCGGCAAGGTGCCGCGCGAGCGCATGCAGGAGCTGGAAAGCAAGCTGCGCGCGATCGAGAAGCGAGTCCGCGATGCCGCCGATCAGCAGTGGCGGCGCACCGATCCGGAGGCCGTGGCCAGGGCCGCGCAGTTCCGTGAGCGGGTCGCCCAGTTCGAGGAGCAGGCCGCCAAGGCCACCGCGGCGGGCAAGAAGCGGGACGCGGAGAAGGCACTCGCGCAGGCCCAGCAGTGGCGTGAATGGGCCGAAGCCGCCGAAGGCGCGGTCAGCAATCTGTAA
- the miaA gene encoding tRNA (adenosine(37)-N6)-dimethylallyltransferase MiaA produces MTSRPGPPIAVVGPTATGKSDLALDLAERLDGEIVNIDAMQLYRGMDVGTAKLPPEQRRGIPHHLLDVLDVTETATVAAYQRAASAIVEDIMARGHTPVVVGGSMMYVQALLDQWDFPATDPAVRARWEALLAEGGVDAVHAALRAADPAAAATILPTDGRRMVRALEVVELTGEPFAASAPTIGMPRWDTRILGVDRETAALDARIEARTALMFDTGLVEEVRGLIDLGLREGQTARRAIGYAQVLAYLDGEYDLAHARERTLIGTRRYVRRQRSWFRRDPRVVWVDGADPQLAATALTRLFLHPADPTGRTAQ; encoded by the coding sequence GTGACCAGCAGGCCCGGGCCTCCGATCGCGGTCGTCGGTCCCACCGCCACCGGAAAGTCCGACCTCGCGCTCGACCTCGCCGAACGCCTCGACGGCGAGATCGTCAACATCGACGCGATGCAGCTCTATCGCGGCATGGACGTCGGCACCGCGAAACTGCCACCCGAGCAGCGCCGCGGTATCCCGCACCACCTGCTCGACGTCCTCGACGTCACCGAGACCGCGACCGTGGCCGCTTATCAGCGCGCGGCCAGTGCGATCGTCGAGGACATCATGGCGCGCGGGCACACCCCGGTCGTCGTCGGCGGGTCGATGATGTATGTGCAAGCCCTGCTCGACCAGTGGGACTTCCCGGCCACCGACCCGGCTGTGCGCGCCCGCTGGGAAGCGCTGCTCGCCGAGGGCGGCGTCGACGCGGTGCACGCGGCACTGCGCGCGGCCGACCCCGCCGCGGCGGCCACCATTCTGCCCACCGACGGCAGGCGGATGGTGCGCGCGCTCGAGGTGGTCGAACTGACCGGCGAACCCTTCGCCGCCTCGGCCCCCACCATCGGCATGCCACGCTGGGACACGCGCATCCTCGGCGTCGACCGGGAGACCGCCGCGCTGGACGCCCGCATCGAGGCCCGCACCGCGCTGATGTTCGACACCGGCCTGGTCGAGGAGGTGCGCGGCTTGATCGACTTGGGTCTGCGCGAAGGGCAGACCGCGCGCCGCGCCATCGGCTACGCCCAGGTCCTGGCCTACCTCGACGGCGAATACGATCTCGCCCACGCCCGCGAGCGCACCCTGATCGGCACCCGCCGGTACGTGCGCAGGCAGCGGTCGTGGTTCCGCCGCGATCCCCGGGTCGTCTGGGTCGACGGCGCCGACCCGCAGCTCGCCGCGACCGCGCTGACCCGGCTCTTTCTCCACCCCGCAGACCCGACAGGACGGACAGCGCAGTGA
- the hflX gene encoding GTPase HflX: MKQPGWAAEPTVGEMQLDERTSMRRVAGLSTELTDITEVEYRQLRLERVVLVGVWTVGSAAQADASMIELAALAETAGSEVLEGLIQRRDKPDPATYIGSGKAEELRTVVLDTGADTVICDGELTPAQLTALEKVVKVKVIDRTALILDIFAQHATSREGKAQVALAQMEYMLPRLRGWGESMSRQAGGRAGSNGGVGLRGPGETKIETDRRRIRERMAKLRREIREMKTARDTMRARRSASGVPSVAIVGYTNAGKSSLMNALTGAGLLVQDALFATLDPTTRRAALDDGREMVFTDTVGFVRHLPTQLVEAFRSTLEEVTGADLLLHVVDGSDPLPLEQIRAVREVITDVIKEQGTAAPPELLVVNKIDAADPNELTRLRGMLPQAAFVSAQTGAGIEELRERLSEVLGGLDVDISVLLPYSRGDLLARIHADGRIIASDHEEGGTRVRARVPHALAAALSEYAHSGPAEAVPS; this comes from the coding sequence ATGAAGCAGCCCGGCTGGGCCGCCGAACCCACCGTCGGTGAGATGCAGCTCGACGAGCGCACCTCGATGCGCCGCGTCGCCGGGCTGTCCACCGAACTCACCGACATCACCGAGGTCGAATACCGCCAGCTCCGGCTGGAACGGGTGGTGCTGGTCGGGGTGTGGACGGTCGGCAGCGCCGCGCAGGCCGACGCGAGCATGATCGAGCTGGCCGCACTCGCCGAGACCGCGGGCTCGGAGGTGCTCGAGGGCCTGATCCAGCGCCGCGACAAGCCCGACCCGGCCACCTACATCGGCTCCGGCAAGGCCGAGGAACTGCGCACCGTGGTCCTCGACACCGGCGCCGACACCGTGATCTGCGACGGTGAACTCACCCCCGCCCAGCTCACCGCGCTGGAGAAGGTGGTCAAGGTGAAGGTCATCGACCGCACCGCGCTGATCCTCGACATCTTCGCCCAGCACGCCACCTCCCGCGAGGGCAAGGCCCAGGTCGCGCTCGCGCAGATGGAATACATGCTGCCGCGCCTGCGCGGTTGGGGTGAGTCGATGTCGCGGCAGGCCGGTGGTCGCGCGGGGAGCAACGGCGGCGTGGGTCTGCGTGGTCCCGGTGAGACCAAGATCGAGACCGACCGCCGGCGCATCCGCGAGCGGATGGCCAAACTGCGCCGCGAGATCCGCGAGATGAAGACCGCCCGCGACACCATGCGCGCGCGCCGCAGCGCCAGTGGGGTGCCCTCGGTGGCGATCGTCGGCTACACCAACGCGGGCAAGTCCAGCCTGATGAACGCGCTGACCGGCGCGGGCCTGTTGGTGCAGGACGCCCTGTTCGCCACGCTCGACCCGACCACCCGCCGGGCCGCGCTCGACGACGGCCGCGAGATGGTCTTCACCGACACCGTCGGTTTCGTCCGCCACCTGCCGACCCAGCTGGTCGAAGCCTTCCGCTCCACCCTGGAAGAGGTGACCGGTGCCGACCTGCTGCTGCACGTCGTCGACGGGTCAGATCCGCTGCCGCTCGAGCAGATCAGGGCGGTGCGCGAGGTGATCACCGACGTGATCAAGGAGCAGGGCACCGCCGCGCCGCCGGAACTGCTGGTCGTCAACAAGATCGATGCCGCCGATCCGAACGAGCTCACCCGCCTGCGCGGCATGCTGCCGCAGGCGGCCTTCGTCTCCGCGCAGACCGGCGCCGGTATCGAGGAGCTGCGCGAGCGGCTCTCGGAGGTGCTCGGCGGACTCGATGTCGACATCAGCGTGCTGCTGCCCTACAGTCGCGGCGATCTGCTCGCGCGCATCCACGCCGACGGCCGGATCATCGCCTCCGACCATGAGGAAGGCGGCACCCGGGTGCGCGCCCGCGTGCCGCACGCGTTGGCCGCCGCGCTGTCGGAGTACGCGCATTCCGGTCCGGCCGAGGCCGTCCCGAGCTGA
- a CDS encoding amino acid ABC transporter ATP-binding protein, with protein sequence MISMRNVDKHFGALHVLRDINLEVPRGQVVIVLGPSGSGKSTLCRTINRLEPIDSGDIAIDGVALPAEGKALAALRAEVGMVFQSFNLFAHKTILENVMLAPLKVRGIKKDEARKHAYALLERVGIADQADKYPAQLSGGQQQRVAIARSLAMDPKVMLFDEPTSALDPEMVNEVLEVMVSLAKEGMTMLVVTHEMGFARRAGDRVLFMADGEVVEDTEPETFFTTPRSERAKDFLGKILSH encoded by the coding sequence ATGATCTCGATGCGCAACGTGGACAAACACTTCGGTGCACTCCACGTTCTGCGCGATATCAACCTCGAAGTGCCCCGCGGGCAGGTCGTGATCGTCCTGGGTCCCTCGGGCTCGGGGAAGTCCACCCTGTGCCGCACCATCAACCGGCTCGAACCGATCGACTCCGGCGACATCGCCATCGACGGTGTCGCCCTGCCCGCCGAAGGCAAGGCGCTGGCCGCACTGCGGGCCGAGGTGGGCATGGTGTTCCAGTCGTTCAATCTGTTCGCGCACAAGACGATTCTGGAAAATGTGATGCTCGCGCCGCTGAAGGTGCGCGGGATCAAGAAGGACGAAGCGCGCAAGCACGCGTACGCCCTGCTCGAGCGCGTCGGCATCGCCGATCAGGCCGACAAGTACCCGGCGCAGCTCTCCGGCGGCCAGCAGCAGCGCGTCGCCATCGCGCGCTCGCTGGCGATGGACCCGAAGGTGATGCTGTTCGACGAACCCACCTCCGCACTGGACCCGGAGATGGTCAACGAGGTGCTCGAGGTGATGGTCTCCCTGGCCAAGGAGGGCATGACGATGCTCGTCGTCACCCACGAGATGGGCTTCGCCCGCCGTGCCGGTGACCGGGTGTTGTTCATGGCCGACGGCGAGGTCGTCGAGGACACCGAACCGGAGACGTTCTTCACCACCCCGCGCTCGGAGCGCGCCAAGGACTTCCTCGGCAAAATTCTCAGCCACTGA
- the lexA gene encoding transcriptional repressor LexA: MTHTDDTGDESATGTVTSGSGEDLTVRQRTVLDVIRSSVTERGYPPSIREIGDAVGLTSTSSVAHQLRALERKGYLRRDPNRPRAVNVRGLDEAVRSVTTLPVAPAEEADASRPTPTFVPVLGRIAAGGPILAEQAVEDVFPLPRELVGDGSLFLLKVVGQSMVDAAICDGDWVVVRQQNVAEGGDIVAAMIDGEATVKTFKRSGKDVWLMPHNPHFEPIPGNDAQILGKVVTVIRKV, from the coding sequence GTGACCCACACAGACGACACGGGTGACGAAAGCGCTACCGGCACCGTCACATCGGGATCCGGCGAGGATCTCACCGTGCGTCAGCGCACGGTCCTCGATGTCATCCGCAGCTCGGTGACCGAACGCGGCTATCCGCCCAGCATCCGCGAGATCGGCGACGCGGTCGGCCTCACCTCCACCTCCTCGGTGGCCCATCAGTTGCGCGCGCTCGAACGCAAGGGCTACCTGCGCCGCGATCCGAACCGTCCGCGCGCGGTGAACGTCCGCGGGCTCGACGAGGCGGTTCGCTCGGTGACGACCCTGCCGGTCGCACCGGCCGAAGAAGCCGACGCCAGCCGCCCGACACCCACCTTCGTCCCAGTCCTCGGCCGGATCGCGGCCGGTGGGCCGATCCTGGCCGAGCAGGCCGTGGAGGACGTGTTCCCGCTGCCGCGCGAACTCGTCGGCGACGGGTCGCTGTTCCTGCTCAAGGTCGTCGGCCAGTCGATGGTCGACGCCGCCATCTGCGATGGGGACTGGGTGGTCGTGCGCCAGCAGAATGTCGCCGAGGGCGGCGACATCGTGGCCGCGATGATCGACGGCGAGGCCACCGTGAAGACCTTCAAGCGCAGCGGCAAGGACGTGTGGTTGATGCCGCACAACCCGCACTTCGAGCCGATCCCCGGCAACGACGCCCAGATCCTGGGCAAGGTCGTCACCGTCATCCGCAAGGTCTAG
- the miaB gene encoding tRNA (N6-isopentenyl adenosine(37)-C2)-methylthiotransferase MiaB, producing MDSNGQNVAERAVTQARSYEVRTFGCQMNVHDSERLSGLLEDAGYVKAAPQDTPDLVVFNTCAVRENADNKLYGTLGHLAPVKQGRPGMQIAVGGCLAQKDRETVVRKAPWVDVVFGTHNIGSLPVLLERARHNEQAQVEILESLEAFPSTLPAKRESAYAGWVSISVGCNNTCTFCIVPALRGKEVDRRPGDVLAEVQALVDQGVLEVTLLGQNVNSYGVNFVDPEQPRDRGAFAQLLRATGQIEGLERVRFTSPHPAEFTDDVIEAMAQTPNVCPQLHMPLQSGSDRVLKAMRRSYRKQRFLGIIDKVRAAMPHASITTDIIVGFPGETEEDFQETLDVVRRARFTSAYTFQYSKRPGTPAAELPDQLPKAVVQERYDRLIALQEQVSLDSNQALIGAEVELLVADGAGKKNAATARMSGRARDGRLVHFRPGDAAGIRPGDIVTVDITQAAPHHLIADGVVKAHRRTRAGDAHERGVTPKTEPIGVGLGLPRIGAPAVEPVTSGCSTGCA from the coding sequence GTGGATTCGAACGGACAGAACGTGGCAGAGCGTGCGGTGACCCAGGCGCGTAGTTACGAGGTCCGCACCTTCGGCTGCCAGATGAACGTCCACGATTCCGAACGTTTGTCCGGTCTGCTCGAAGACGCGGGTTACGTCAAAGCCGCACCGCAGGACACTCCGGACCTGGTGGTGTTCAACACCTGCGCGGTGCGCGAGAACGCCGACAACAAACTCTACGGCACCCTCGGTCACCTGGCGCCGGTCAAGCAGGGCAGGCCCGGCATGCAGATCGCGGTGGGCGGCTGCCTGGCGCAGAAGGACCGCGAGACCGTCGTGCGCAAGGCACCCTGGGTCGATGTGGTGTTCGGCACACACAACATCGGCTCGCTGCCGGTGCTGCTCGAACGGGCCCGCCACAACGAGCAGGCCCAGGTCGAGATCCTGGAATCGCTCGAGGCCTTCCCGTCCACCCTGCCCGCCAAGCGCGAGTCGGCATACGCGGGCTGGGTGTCGATCTCGGTGGGCTGCAACAACACCTGCACCTTCTGCATCGTGCCCGCGCTGCGCGGCAAGGAGGTCGACCGCCGCCCCGGTGATGTGCTCGCCGAGGTGCAGGCACTGGTCGACCAGGGGGTACTCGAGGTGACTCTGCTCGGCCAGAACGTGAACTCCTACGGCGTGAACTTCGTCGACCCCGAGCAGCCGCGCGATCGTGGTGCCTTCGCCCAGTTGCTGCGCGCGACCGGCCAGATCGAGGGCCTCGAGCGGGTGCGCTTCACCTCGCCGCATCCGGCCGAGTTCACCGACGACGTCATCGAGGCGATGGCGCAGACCCCCAACGTCTGCCCGCAGCTGCACATGCCACTGCAGTCCGGCTCGGACCGGGTGCTCAAGGCGATGCGCCGGTCCTACCGCAAGCAGCGCTTCCTCGGCATCATCGACAAGGTGCGCGCCGCCATGCCGCACGCTTCGATCACCACCGACATCATCGTCGGCTTCCCCGGCGAGACCGAGGAGGACTTCCAGGAGACCCTGGACGTGGTGCGCCGGGCGCGGTTCACCAGCGCCTACACCTTCCAGTACTCCAAGCGGCCCGGAACGCCCGCCGCCGAGTTGCCCGACCAGCTGCCCAAGGCGGTCGTGCAGGAGCGCTACGACCGGCTGATCGCGCTGCAGGAGCAGGTCTCCCTCGACAGCAACCAGGCGCTGATCGGTGCCGAGGTGGAACTACTCGTCGCCGACGGTGCGGGCAAGAAGAACGCGGCGACGGCGCGAATGAGCGGCCGGGCGCGCGACGGCCGGCTGGTGCACTTCCGGCCCGGGGACGCGGCGGGCATCCGGCCCGGCGACATCGTCACCGTCGACATCACCCAGGCGGCCCCGCACCACCTCATCGCCGACGGCGTGGTGAAGGCGCACCGGCGGACCAGGGCCGGCGACGCGCACGAACGCGGCGTGACCCCCAAGACCGAACCGATCGGCGTCGGCCTCGGGCTGCCGCGCATCGGCGCGCCCGCGGTCGAGCCGGTGACCAGCGGCTGCTCGACCGGCTGCGCATGA